A region from the Dendropsophus ebraccatus isolate aDenEbr1 chromosome 1, aDenEbr1.pat, whole genome shotgun sequence genome encodes:
- the LOC138772005 gene encoding reticulocyte-binding protein homolog 2a-like produces the protein MAALRKLWKKDRDTYCPFWRKLCDTWFEIAFSSCGKSLDYSSSEYQEWNPWKDWCRSWEEFEKSREKVPKAEREKKVFFAHLYYVANLTRDKLEAQGKENQTLKNWNYRWNQKCEELQRTLEDEKKRVAENERSHRINLEKQVNLRIRLEAEKEYWRSQVDAEKQKMAENERSHRINLEEQVNLRKNLESQKKYWISHVDQQAEELQQVKAKCKELEENLSSFQSQLVKSCKSPRYQFIKNEIVISADKWKQPVLRPQLQNGEDEPTLDLDTIKDIVDRLGEVNSLNVFDWLYSCEVEQEIWNWSAKDFEQILRRCMDSSRFASLPTLVRTSYINWLSKCKCIAENFILGLENLMDTEKMREDDTVLQYFDRMWMIYRITMDSEYVSRNDPEYKDTICQGLPPHLYKVINYWRNTKYETLEEGGRLVMRLEEKKQNWRMKTRKAGAGCPPRMKIWNRLQNHPVPYDEIDEASYWTLLVQLSRHEDLETGQPR, from the coding sequence ATGGCAGCTCTACGAAAACTCTGGAAGAAAGATAGAGACACATACTGTCCTTTTTGGAGAAAATTGTGTGACACCTGGTTCGAGATAGCATTTTCTTCATGTGGTAAATCCTTGGATTATTCTTCTTCAGAATATCAAGAGTGGAATCCTTGGAAAGATTGGTGTAGATCTTGGGAAGAATTCGAGAAATCGAGAGAAAAAGTACCAAAGgctgaaagagagaaaaaagttttttttgcccATCTGTATTATGTAGCAAATCTGACCAGAGATAAATTAGAAGCGCAAGGCAAAGAGAACCAAACTTTGAAGAACTGGAATTACAGATGGAATCAAAAATGTGAGGAGCTTCAACGTACATTGGAAGACGAAAAGAAGAGAGTGGCTGAAAACGAGCGTTCTCATAGGATCAATCTGGAGAAGCAAGTGAATCTCCGAATACGACTTGAGGCTGAGAAGGAGTATTGGAGATCTCAGGTTGATGCCGAAAAGCAGAAGATGGCTGAAAATGAGCGTTCTCATAGGATcaatctggaggagcaagtgaACCTCCGAAAAAACCTTGAGTCTCAGAAGAAGTACTGGATATCTCACGTTGACCAGCAGGCGGAAGAACTTCAGCAAGTCAAAGCCAAGTGTAAAGAACTGGAGGAAAATCTTTCTTCCTTCCAAAGTCAATTGGTGAAAAGCTGCAAAAGTCCCAGATACCAGTTCATAAAAAATGAGATAGTTATTTCTGCTGACAAATGGAAACAACCTGTTCTTCGCCCTCAGCTCCAAAATGGTGAGGACGAGCCTACGTTAGATCTAGACACTATTAAGGATATTGTCGATAGGCTTGGAGAAGTCAACAGCTTGAATGTTTTTGACTGGCTGTATAGCTGTGAGGTAGAACAAGAGATCTGGAATTGGAGTGCCAAAGATTTTGAGCAGATCCTACGCAGGTGTATGGATTCGAGCAGATTCGCTTCACTACCCACCCTAGTGAGAACGAGTTATATCAATTGGCTCAGTAAGTGCAAATGCATCGCTGAAAACTTCATTCTTGGACTAGAAAACCTAATGGACACAGAAAAGATGAGAGAGGATGACACAGTGTTGCAATATTTTGACCGTATGTGGATGATATACCGCATCACAATGGATTCAGAATACGTATCGAGAAATGATCCTGAGTACAAGGACACCATCTGTCAAGGCCTGCCCCCTCATTTATATAAAGTCATCAACTACTGGCGTAACACGAAATATGAGACCCTTGAAGAAGGTGGCCGCTTGGTTATGCGTTTGGAAGAGAAAAAGCAGAATTGGCGCATGAAGACGAGGAAAGCCGGAGCCGGATGTCCTCCGCGCATGAAGATATGGAATAGGTTACAAAATCATCCCGTTCCTTATGACGAAATCGATGAGGCCTCTTACTGGACACTTCTGGTGCAGTTGAGCAGACATGAAGATCTTGAAACAGGACAACCAAGATAA